A portion of the Longimicrobiaceae bacterium genome contains these proteins:
- the gspG gene encoding type II secretion system major pseudopilin GspG — protein sequence MRATRTGRAGFTLIEILVVIVVIGLLATLVAPNVFRHVGSAKDATARAQIELMASAVDAYRMDNDVYPTTEQGLAALQAEPATEPRPRNWRGPYLRRAIPADPWGRAYVYRSPGTASPATYDLLSLGRDGKEGGEGEDADIRSWE from the coding sequence ATGCGAGCGACGAGGACCGGCCGGGCGGGTTTCACGCTGATCGAGATCCTGGTGGTGATCGTCGTCATCGGGCTCCTGGCGACGCTGGTGGCCCCCAACGTGTTCCGGCACGTCGGCTCGGCCAAGGACGCCACCGCGCGCGCCCAGATCGAGCTCATGGCGTCGGCGGTGGACGCGTACCGGATGGACAACGACGTCTACCCCACCACGGAGCAGGGGCTGGCCGCGCTGCAGGCGGAGCCCGCCACGGAGCCCCGCCCCCGCAACTGGCGCGGCCCGTACCTGCGCCGCGCCATCCCGGCGGACCCCTGGGGGCGCGCCTACGTCTACCGGAGCCCCGGGACGGCGAGCCCCGCCACCTACGACCTGTTGAGCCTGGGGCGCGACGGCAAGGAGGGCGGCGAGGGGGAAGACGCGGACATCCGGAGCTGGGAGTAG
- a CDS encoding GspE/PulE family protein, translated as MSEAILSAPESAAVPRLSDALTEEYLVENRVLPLAREVDRVLVGYAGSPDPQALAELAALFGSRLELRELPEHELLHAIREAYGTEDTTAAGLIAGLAGAAGSEAQDGDAAHDLEEQANQAPVIQLVNLLLSEAVEAAASDVHLEAEKRRMRVRYRIDGVLQDAPSPPPHLRAAVVSRLKIMAEMDISERRLPQDGRVRLRSNGRELDVRVSTLPTLHGESVVLRLLESEGERIGLEGLGMAPDTLADLLGFAARPQGVLLATGPTGSGKTTTLYALLERIRTGREKIVSVEDPVEYEFPGVAQVPVNAKAGLTFARALRSILRQDPDVLLVGEMRDAETAEICIQAALTGHLVLSTIHTNDAPSALTRLIDLDVAEYLVTSTVQAVLAQRLVRVVCRECVRWVPPEPAAAREMEAAGYAADRTPQAEGCPACRGTGYRGRTGIHELLRVDDEIRAEVRRMRGADTIRRLALERGMRPLRADGWRQVAAGVTTPAEVLRVT; from the coding sequence GTGAGTGAGGCCATCCTTTCGGCTCCCGAGTCCGCGGCGGTTCCCCGGCTGAGCGACGCGCTCACGGAGGAGTACCTGGTCGAGAACCGGGTGCTTCCCCTGGCGCGGGAGGTGGACCGGGTCCTGGTGGGATACGCCGGGAGCCCGGACCCCCAGGCGCTGGCGGAGCTGGCGGCGCTCTTCGGGAGCCGGCTGGAGCTGCGGGAGCTGCCCGAGCACGAGCTGCTGCACGCCATCCGCGAGGCCTACGGAACGGAGGACACCACCGCCGCCGGGCTCATCGCCGGGCTGGCGGGCGCCGCGGGCTCCGAGGCGCAGGACGGGGACGCGGCGCACGACCTGGAGGAGCAGGCCAACCAGGCGCCGGTGATCCAGCTCGTGAACCTGCTCCTTTCGGAGGCGGTGGAGGCTGCGGCGAGCGACGTCCACCTGGAGGCGGAGAAGCGGCGGATGCGGGTGCGCTACCGGATCGACGGGGTGCTGCAGGACGCCCCCTCCCCGCCGCCGCACCTGCGCGCCGCCGTGGTCAGCCGGCTCAAGATCATGGCGGAGATGGACATCTCCGAGCGCCGGCTCCCGCAGGACGGGCGTGTCCGCCTGCGGTCGAACGGGCGCGAGCTGGACGTGCGCGTCAGCACCCTCCCCACGCTGCACGGGGAGAGCGTGGTGCTCCGGCTGCTGGAGTCGGAGGGGGAGCGGATCGGCCTGGAGGGGCTGGGGATGGCCCCGGACACGCTGGCCGACCTGCTGGGCTTCGCCGCCCGGCCGCAGGGGGTCCTCCTCGCCACCGGCCCCACGGGGAGCGGGAAGACCACCACGCTCTACGCCCTCCTGGAGCGGATCCGCACCGGGCGGGAGAAGATCGTCTCCGTGGAGGACCCGGTGGAGTACGAGTTCCCCGGCGTGGCGCAGGTGCCGGTGAACGCCAAGGCGGGGCTCACCTTCGCGCGGGCGCTGCGCTCCATCCTCCGGCAGGACCCGGACGTCCTGCTGGTGGGGGAGATGCGCGACGCGGAGACCGCGGAGATCTGCATCCAGGCGGCGCTCACCGGGCACCTGGTGCTTTCGACGATCCACACCAACGACGCCCCCTCGGCGCTGACCCGGCTGATCGACCTGGACGTGGCCGAGTACCTGGTCACCAGCACGGTGCAGGCGGTGCTCGCGCAGCGGCTGGTGCGGGTGGTGTGCCGGGAGTGCGTCCGGTGGGTCCCCCCGGAGCCCGCCGCCGCGCGGGAGATGGAGGCGGCGGGGTACGCGGCGGACCGGACCCCGCAGGCGGAAGGATGCCCCGCCTGCCGGGGGACCGGCTACCGCGGGCGCACCGGGATCCACGAGCTGCTCAGGGTGGACGACGAGATCCGGGCGGAGGTGCGGCGGATGCGCGGCGCCGACACCATCCGCCGGCTCGCCCTGGAAAGAGGGATGCGCCCGCTGCGCGCCGACGGATGGCGCCAGGTGGCCGCGGGGGTGACCACTCCGGCCGAGGTGCTGCGGGTGACCTGA